ATCACCACCTTTTAAAGCAATAATACCATTTGGTTTACTGTTGATTTGTCTTTTCAAAAATTTACCATTGCTCCATGTTACTAACGAAGTCATCGGAGCAACAGCTCTACTCACAACAAAATCAAACTGATGACGATACTCTTCACTTCTGCTTTGAACAGCAATAACATTATCTAAATTAATTTCATTTGCAATAGCTTGCACTACTTTAATTTTTTTTCCGATAGAATCAGTCAAATGAAACTCCACTTCAGGAAATAAAATAGCTAACGGAATTCCAGGAAAGCCACCACCAGTGCCAATGTCTAAAACCTTACTACCATTTTCAAACTGAATGAATTTGGCAATAGCCAAACTATGCAATATATGATTAGTGTATAAATGTTCAATATCTTTCCTCGAAATAACATTTATCTGTTCATTCCAAAACGGATATAATTGCATCAAAGCACTAAACTGTTCTTGTTTGGTTTTACTTAAATATGGAAAATACTGTAATAAAGAGTCCAAAATGTTTTTAGCGATAAAAATAATACCATTTCATTAAAATCATAAATTAACTTTTGATTTCAGTAAAGAAAGAAAAACGCTATATCTGCAACAATAAATTGAAGCTATTGTTTAAAAACAACCATATTTAGCACAATCATTCACAAGTTTCCTAAAAAAGTTAAACATAGTTAAGAAATATGTTAAGCATCTATTAAATTCTGCTTTTTTTAACAAATACTTTTTTTAACAAATATTTGTAAATCAATAGATTGTGTGCTATTTAAAATTATTCTAAATAGTAAATTATCAACATTTATAAATAAACAAAAATGGTTAACTATATTTGCAAGCAAGTAAAACCGATTAAATAATGCGTTTAGGTTATATTCTTAGAAATAGTTTATTTTTATTAACTTTTTTTGTTTTTTCATTTAACAACTCTTTATACTCAGCAGTAGATGTACCTACACCAGAAAGTGCTACAGATGCTAAAGCTGTTGAAGGGATGGACTTGTTCAAAGCAAACTGTGCAGCTTGTCATGCTGTAGATAAAAAAGTTATTGGTCCTGCTCTTAACGGAGTTTGGGACAGATGGGAAAGCGAAGAAAGTCTACATGCGTGGATTAAAAACTCACAAGCTTTCTTAGCAACAGGAGATGCTTATGCTAACAACCTATATAATGAGTATAACAAAAGCGTTATGCAATCATTTCCTACCTTAACAGATGAGCAAATTGCTAATATACTAGTATATGTTAAAGGAAAAGCAAATGGTATAGATCCAGGTGCTCCTGCCGCAGATCCAAATGCAGCTACTACAGCTACTCCAAGTAATGGTGGCAATAGCAAATATGTACTAATAGGTATAGTACTATTATTATTAATTTTAGCATTAGCACTTATCAGTATTACCAATAAGTTAGATAAAGTAGTAAATAAAACAGAAGAAACAGATGTTGCTACTACTAAAAAATCAAGAAATAAAAAAATAGTAAAAGCATTACTAGCAATTGCAGTAATTGCTTTCATTTTAAATATTGCAAATGGTGCTATTCACTTAGGAAGATCTCAAGACTATGCACCAGAACAACCAATCAGATTTTCTCATGCATTACATGTTGGACAGAATCAAATAGAATGTCAATATTGTCACTCTGGCGTAGAAAAAAGCCGTCATGCAAGTATTCCAGGAACGCAAGTTTGTATGAACTGTCACAAATCAGTTCAAGAAGGACCTAAATATGGTAAAGAAGAAATTGCAAAAATATATGACTATGCAGGTTGGAATCCAGATGCAATGAAATTTGAAAGAGCACCTAAAAATATTGAGTGGGTTAAAATCCATAATCTACCAGATCATGTTTACTTCAATCACTCACAACATGTGGTGGCTGGTAAAGTAGAGTGTCAAACTTGTCACGGTAAAGTAGAAGAATACGAAGTGATGAAACAATTTGCACCATTATCAATGGGTTGGTGTATCAACTGTCATAGAGAAACAAATGTTCAATTTGCCGATAATAATTATTATTCTGTATTTGAAAAGTATCACGAAGAAATTAAGAAAGGAGAGCGTGAAGGTGTTACTGTAGAAGATATAGGTGGAACAGAATGTCAAAAATGTCATTACTAAAATATTTTGTAAACGATTTAATCTCAAGATAAATGAATAACAAAAAGTATTGGACAAGCTTAGATGAATTAAATGAAACACCTCAGTTTAAAGAGGAAGCATCTAAAGAGTTCAACTTCGAAATACCTTCTGAAGAAGAACAACAAAAAGAGCCAAACAGAAGAGATTTCTTAAAAGCAATGGGTTTTAGTGTTTCTGCAGCAGCTATTGCTTCTGCTTGTAAAACACCTACACATAAAGCCATTCCTTACACTTTCGATTTAAGAGAAGCTGCTGCTGAAGTAGTGCCTGGTGTTGCTGAGTTTTTTGCTTCTTCTTATTTTGATTCTGGCGAATTCTCTAGTATTTTAGTGAAAACAAGAGAAGGTAGACCTATAAAAATTGAAGCTAATCCAAAATCTTCTTTATCTAAAGGAACTAATGCAAGAGCTCAAGCTACTGTTTTGAGTTTATATGATGTAGCACGATTAAAAAATCCAACAAAAAATAATAAAAAAGTTGCTTGGACAAATTTAGACAAAGAGATTACTACTCAGTTAAGCGAAATAGTTGCTGGTGGAGGAAAAGTAGCTTTAGTTACCAATACCAATTTATCTACAATTACTAATAAAGCAATAGATCAATTCAAAGCTAAATATCCAACTACAGATGTTGTAGTGTATGATCCAATTTCAGCTTCAGCTCAAAGAAAAGCTTCTGGTGGTATCATTCCATCTTACAATTTCGATAAAGCTGATGTTATTGTTGGCTTCAATTGCGATTTCTTAGGTACTTGGATGAATCCAGTAGAAAACTCTGCTAAGTATATTGTTAATAGAGTACCAACTAAAGACAATCCAAAAATGTCGCGTCATCATCAGTTTCAGTCAACTATGACGATTACTGGTGCTAGTGCAGATTATAGATATCCTATCAAACCTTCCGAAGAGAAACAAGCATTGGCTAATTTATATGCTGCTCTTGGTGGAAGTGCTTCAACTAAAAAATTATCACATCCAGATGCAGATAAAGGTATTGCTAAAGTAGCTAAAGATTTAAAAGGAGCTCAAGGCAAAGCATTAGTAGTTTCTGGTACTAATGATGTAGAAGTTCAAGGATTAGTAAATGCAATTAACAGTCAATTAGGTAGTTTTGGTACTACAGTTGATACTGTTAATACTTTAAACTTTAAACAAGGTAACGACGAAAGCTTGGCTCAATTAGTAGCTAACTTAGATGCATATCAAGCAATAGTATTAGTAGGAGCTAATCCAGTTTACGATACACCTTATGCTAATAAATTTAAAGATGCTTTGAAAAAAGCTAAATTGTCAGTTTCAACTTCTACTCGTATTGATGAATCTGCTCAATATTGCCAATTCGTAGCACCTAGTTCTCACTTATTAGAGTCTTGGGATGTTGTAGAACCTAAAAAAGGGTTCTATGGTTTTGTTCAACCTACTATTGTAAATATTTTTGATACTAGACAAGAAGCTGCTTCTTTGTTTGCTTGGGCTGGTCAATCACTTAATATAGACCAATTAGTACAAGATGAAATTGCTGCAGTAAGTGGAAAAAGTTATCAAGAGGCATTACAAGATGGTTTTGCCGATAAAACAACTGCTAGTGGTGGAGCTAGTTTACCAAGTACTACAACAGTTACGGCTTCTAGTCCAAAAGGAATGGAAGTATATTTCTATGAGAAAACAGCTATCGGCGATGGTAAATTAGCCAACAATCCTTTGTTGCAAGAAATGCCAGATCCAATTTCTAAAGCTACTTGGGATAACTATGTAACTATTCCGTATAGCTATGCTCAAGAATTAGGTATAGATGTTATGCCAGCAGATAAACATGTGCCAATTGCAGAAGTTACTGTAGGTAAACAAACATATAAATTACCAGTTGTGGTTCAATTTGGTCAAGCACCAAATACTTTAGGTATTGCTTTAGGTTACGGTAGAGAAAAAGCTGGAGCAGCTGCAGAAGGTATAGGGCAAAATGTTTATCCATCAGTTAAATTTGCTAATGGCGCAAATGCTTATAGCACAGATGGAGCTTCACTTAAAATAGTAGGTAAAAACTATAAATTAGCATTAAATCAAACTTATCATACTTTAATGGAAGATGTTTCTTTACCAGGCAAACCTTTAAGATATAGAGGTATGGTAGTAAAAGAAACTATTTTAAAAGACTATGCTAAGAATGAGACTGCTGGAAATGAAGATAGAGCAAAAATTCAACACCATTTAATGACAATGTATCCAACGCCTCAATTTCCAGGTCATCACTGGGGAATGATTGTTGATATGAATGCTTGTATTGGTTGTGGTGCTTGTGTAGTTTCTTGTAATATAGAAAACAATGTGCCAGTTGTAGGTCAAAGACAAGTGTATCGTTCTCAAGAAATGCATTGGTTACGAATTGATAGATATTACAATGGCAATCCAGACAATCCAGATGTATCTTTCCAACCTATGATGTGTCAGCATTGCGATAACGCACCTTGCGAAAATGTGTGTCCAGTAAATGCTACAAACCATAGTTCTGAAGGTATTAACCAAATGGCTTATAACAGATGTATTGGTACAAGATATTGTGCAAATAACTGTCCTTATAAAGTGCGTCGTTTCAACTGGTTAGATTATCAAGGCAATGACTTATTTGGTAAGGTCAACGATGGTACACCAGGTTGGGGAGGCGTAGAAACGGCTTACATGTTCGAAGACTTAACTAGAATGGTGTTAAATCCAGATGTAGTGGTAAGAACAAGAGGGGTTATTGAAAAATGTAGCTTCTGTACACAAAGAATACAAGAAGGTAAATTAACAGCTAAGAAAGAAAATAGAAAATTAGCAGATCAAGAAATTAAATCTGCTTGTCAATCTGCTTGTCCTACAAATGCAATTATTTTTGGAGATATGAACGATAAAGAAAGTGAAGTATCTAAAATAATGGAAACTGGTAGAAATTACTTCATTTTTGAAGAACAACACTTCTTACCACATGTAGGTTATCAAGTAAAAATTAGAAATAAAGATGAAGAACCAGTAAGAGGTTTTATACATCAAGAAGAAGAATTTAAATCTTAATTGTAGAAATATTAATAGAATATGGCTAGTCATTTTGAATCACCATTAAGAGAACCATTAGTACAGGGTAATAAAACCTATAAGGATATTACTACTGATATTGTTCGTCCTACTACAGGAAAACTACAACCTAAATGGTTATTTTGGACAACCATTTCAGCTATTGTAGCTGCTTTCGGTGTTTTTTGTCTCGTATGGGAAGTAGTTTTTGGTATTGGTACTTGGGGTGCTAATAAAACAATTGGTTGGGCTTGGGATATTACCAACTTCGTTTGGTGGATTGGTATCGGTCACGCTGGTACACTTATCTCTGCTATCTTGTTATTATTCCGTCAAAAATGGAGAACTGGTGTAAACAGAGCTGCTGAGGCAATGACTATCTTTGCCGTGGTTTGTGCGGGTTTATTTCCAGTATTTCACATGGGTAGAGTATGGGACGCTTTCTTTATCTTCCCATATCCAAATACAAGAGGACCACTTTGGGTAAACTTTAACTCACCACTTCTTTGGGATGTGTTCGCAATTTCAACTTACTTTACAGTATCTCTATTATTTTGGTATACTGGTTTAGTACCTGATTTTGCTACCATAAGAGACCGTTCTAAATCTAAAGGAAGATGGAAGTTTTATAACCTATTAAGCTTTGGTTGGATTGGTTCTGCTAAACATTGGGAAAGATGGGAATCACTGTCTTTAA
Above is a genomic segment from Chitinophagales bacterium containing:
- the rsmG gene encoding 16S rRNA (guanine(527)-N(7))-methyltransferase RsmG; its protein translation is MDSLLQYFPYLSKTKQEQFSALMQLYPFWNEQINVISRKDIEHLYTNHILHSLAIAKFIQFENGSKVLDIGTGGGFPGIPLAILFPEVEFHLTDSIGKKIKVVQAIANEINLDNVIAVQSRSEEYRHQFDFVVSRAVAPMTSLVTWSNGKFLKRQINSKPNGIIALKGGDLSEELAALKNGVELIPISEYFKEAFFSTKQLVYYCE
- a CDS encoding TAT-variant-translocated molybdopterin oxidoreductase, translated to MNNKKYWTSLDELNETPQFKEEASKEFNFEIPSEEEQQKEPNRRDFLKAMGFSVSAAAIASACKTPTHKAIPYTFDLREAAAEVVPGVAEFFASSYFDSGEFSSILVKTREGRPIKIEANPKSSLSKGTNARAQATVLSLYDVARLKNPTKNNKKVAWTNLDKEITTQLSEIVAGGGKVALVTNTNLSTITNKAIDQFKAKYPTTDVVVYDPISASAQRKASGGIIPSYNFDKADVIVGFNCDFLGTWMNPVENSAKYIVNRVPTKDNPKMSRHHQFQSTMTITGASADYRYPIKPSEEKQALANLYAALGGSASTKKLSHPDADKGIAKVAKDLKGAQGKALVVSGTNDVEVQGLVNAINSQLGSFGTTVDTVNTLNFKQGNDESLAQLVANLDAYQAIVLVGANPVYDTPYANKFKDALKKAKLSVSTSTRIDESAQYCQFVAPSSHLLESWDVVEPKKGFYGFVQPTIVNIFDTRQEAASLFAWAGQSLNIDQLVQDEIAAVSGKSYQEALQDGFADKTTASGGASLPSTTTVTASSPKGMEVYFYEKTAIGDGKLANNPLLQEMPDPISKATWDNYVTIPYSYAQELGIDVMPADKHVPIAEVTVGKQTYKLPVVVQFGQAPNTLGIALGYGREKAGAAAEGIGQNVYPSVKFANGANAYSTDGASLKIVGKNYKLALNQTYHTLMEDVSLPGKPLRYRGMVVKETILKDYAKNETAGNEDRAKIQHHLMTMYPTPQFPGHHWGMIVDMNACIGCGACVVSCNIENNVPVVGQRQVYRSQEMHWLRIDRYYNGNPDNPDVSFQPMMCQHCDNAPCENVCPVNATNHSSEGINQMAYNRCIGTRYCANNCPYKVRRFNWLDYQGNDLFGKVNDGTPGWGGVETAYMFEDLTRMVLNPDVVVRTRGVIEKCSFCTQRIQEGKLTAKKENRKLADQEIKSACQSACPTNAIIFGDMNDKESEVSKIMETGRNYFIFEEQHFLPHVGYQVKIRNKDEEPVRGFIHQEEEFKS
- a CDS encoding c-type cytochrome — its product is MRLGYILRNSLFLLTFFVFSFNNSLYSAVDVPTPESATDAKAVEGMDLFKANCAACHAVDKKVIGPALNGVWDRWESEESLHAWIKNSQAFLATGDAYANNLYNEYNKSVMQSFPTLTDEQIANILVYVKGKANGIDPGAPAADPNAATTATPSNGGNSKYVLIGIVLLLLILALALISITNKLDKVVNKTEETDVATTKKSRNKKIVKALLAIAVIAFILNIANGAIHLGRSQDYAPEQPIRFSHALHVGQNQIECQYCHSGVEKSRHASIPGTQVCMNCHKSVQEGPKYGKEEIAKIYDYAGWNPDAMKFERAPKNIEWVKIHNLPDHVYFNHSQHVVAGKVECQTCHGKVEEYEVMKQFAPLSMGWCINCHRETNVQFADNNYYSVFEKYHEEIKKGEREGVTVEDIGGTECQKCHY